GAATTGATTCTGTTCTACAGCTAAGGAAATTGACTGCTCGTCGAGCCTTATCAATTTTACCGAATCAAGGATGTCTTTGATTCTGAAAGTATTTGAACTCGCTCTGAGAGTTGTAAAAACTTCGCAATCAGGGAGGAACTCACGTATTAAGTGACTGCCAAGGAATCCGGTTCCTCCAATGATTAGAATCTTGCGTTTCATAATTCAAGCTCACCAGACCTTCCAGAATGCCTTATCCTCACTCCAAAGTTTATTCATATGTTTGAGATCTCGTTCATGGTCAACACACTCCCAATTCCCAGTGTGTTTAAACACAGAGATTTGATTTTCAGCAGTTAAGGTGTCAAAGGCTCCATATTCCAGGTCACATGACTCGTCTGGCGTCAGGTAGTTAAGCAACATTTTATCAAAAACCATAAAGCCTCCATTGATTAGGCCAGATGAGGTCTGAGGCTTTTCTTGAAATTCTAGCAGTGTGCCATTTTCTTCGATCAGTTCGCCGAATCTTGCTGGAGGATGCACTCCTGAGATGGTAACAATTTTACCCTTCTGATTGTGAAATGTAATGAGATCGGGAATCGAAATATCAGAGAGACCATCGCCATAGGTAACCATGTTGATGTCATCGAGATAACGCTCGATTCTTTTCAAACGAGCTCCTTTCAGGGAGTTCAGCCCTGTATCAACAAGTGTGACCTTCCAGTCGGCTTCTTCATTGGTATTGTGAAAAGTGATATCGCCAGAGCCAAGTTCAATGGTGAAGTCGCTTGAGTGCGACTTGTAGTTATAGAAGTAATGCTTAATCACATCAGCCTTATAGCCTAGGCTGATGACAAAGTCCTTAAAACCATAATGGGCATATATTTTCATAATATGCCAGAGAATTGGTTTACCACCTACGGATACCATTGGTTTTGGTATCTGTTCTGTGATTTCGCCTAGTCGAGTACCATAGCCTCCTGCAAGTATCACAACTTTCATGAATTATCCTCTCTGACTCATATGTTCCTTGGCTGAGCAGTCAGCCTCAAATATTTTGTTCAGATGCACAGAGTTGTTGAAGCTCTGGCTCCATTTTCGTGCTTCTTCTCTCGGGATGGGGGTATCGATTAATTGGCGAATCTTATCAGCACTTACTCTCAGATCGGGAGTGAGTCTGCAAACAAATTGTTCCGGTATCTCATGGTGAAAGCCAAATGCCGTATCAACAACTCCTACTCTTCCATTATAGAATATTGACTTAATAAGACTGCCTTCAACTGGAGCCGACCACAGACTGGGGACCAGAACCATCCTACAATGTGTAACATGCTCCTTGAGACCATTCTCCCAAGTCATGGGCCTGAAAATACAGTTTTCTGAAAGAGGGACTCTTGGGCCACCTATCAGATCGTAAATTTCATTTACGGGACACGGGAAGAGTATGCGAAGCTCAGGAATTAAAAATGCGAGTTGAATAGCGTATAACACACCCTTTGCTGAGTGAGTTGCGCCATGATAGACAAGGTCAAATTTCTCATTAGGCTGAGAATCAGCATCTGTAACAACACATTCATTAGTTGACATGCCGACAATTGTGGTCCGAGTTGTCTCCCCGAAATGTTTTTTGAGCATTAACTCCTGCCCTCGTGTCTGGCAGAAAAAGCTAATTTTATGGGCATTTTTCTGAAGGAATAGAAGGAATTCCATGTTTTCTGGAACTGGATAAGGGAGGGGATGAGACCTGCAAATTGGAAGTACCTTTCTAGGATTTCCTAGACACTCCAGGCATTCGCGCATTTCTCCAGCTATATGATTATACGACTGCAGGCAGAAGAATCCATTATCCAGTACATATAAGCGAATGTCGGAGTTGCTTTCTATCAGTTGTTCAACCAACCGATGGCCGAGATATTGTGGGTGCGCGATGACTATTGTCGAGTTGCTGATAGTCCTTATTTGTTCGCGCTCTACCGCCGTAAATTCTTGTCCTGGTAAAGGAGAAATGACGGAAAAGCCGCAGTCGATTGCATGTTGAAACAGAACTCGAAAGAATCTTCCAGAGCCAGAGTTGCCTGGTGGTAATCCCGCAATAAGGTATGCTCCTCCCTCAGGAAAGGGGATAGGACCCTCCGGCGAATTCATATTTTCTGCCATAGACCACCCTGAAAGATGCTAATAATCAACTCTCCAATTGAGATGCAGTTGCCAGGTCATTGGAATCACAAAAGGTTTTTGCTAAATGAGGTATAAATCCGTTCCTCGAACATAGTATGACTGCTACGGCTACTTACGAGAAGAGGAAATCCCCCCGTGTCCTAGCACCAAAACATTATTTGAAAATAGTTTCCTAAAATGTAGCTAGAATGAAAATCAATCCAGCACTTAACTGTAATGGCTGGGTGCTCAATACTATTTTTTGGTGGAATATGAAGGTGAGGGGCTTGTGTTTATCAAGAAGGGACTAAAAAGGTTGGTCCCTAGTAGCGGTGAGACTGCATCTTATGGAACAGTGTCGATGAACGATGCTGATGAGGCAATATCACTCCTTTCGTTGTTCATATGCTGAATGAGTTGCATGAAAAATCTGGAAAAAAAACCTAAGCTTCTCTATTTTCGTTGGCCATTAGATCGTGCCCCTCAATTCGTAAAAGCGCTTTTCGATAGAATATTCATTGATGGCCTGTCTATTCATTTTGACCTAGAGGTTGTTAGTGATAGCGGAGACTATGGTGAGATATGTGACCGTCTCAGCCCAGATATCTGCATGTTTGAAAGTGGCACCAATGGTCTTTTGGCTCCAGAGTTTCAAATTACAAATACATCGGCTCATCCGAATATACCTAAAATCGGTTTCCTTCGCGCGGATCCCATGTGTAATTCAAGGGTAGCTTTTTTCGTGGATATGGAACGGTGGGGAATAGATACATTTTTTACCTATGTAACTGCGTCAGAAGAGTATACTCCAGAGCTGGGCTCTCAGATGTTTTATTGGCCTTTTGCGATAGCACCCCAAATATATCGTGACTATGGTGTTGATAAAGTCATACCAAGTTTGTTCCTCGGAAACAGTGATGCACTGCAGTATGCGTGGCGTAGAGAGAATAAAGAGTTTATTTCTTCCCGTATTCCTACCCTTACCGATAGACACTTAGCATGGGATCCGGAGACAGCGAGTAGAGCTTTGTATGGTGAAGCGTATGCAAAGTTGATTAATGCGGCACAATTCGTGGCAACTTGTGGAGGGATGACAAAAACCTTAGTCAATAAGCATTTAGAGATCCCAGGGTCATATGCTTGTCTCGTTACGGAAGAAATTCCTGTTCTCCATGAATTAGGTTTTAAGGATATGCACAATTGCGTAATGGGGTCTGGCAAACCTCTGGTTGAGAAAATGGAGCATCTCTTGGACTGCCCAGAGCAGTTAATGGAAATTACAAAGGCAGGCTATGAGTTGGTCCATAACAACCATACGCAAGCGCATAGAACCCAGATACGAGATTACTATGATCTTATTCAAGACTTAAGAGCAGGAGAAGAGATTGTTCAAGATACCATTGCGAGTCCCTTGAGAAAGGTTGCGTGTAATGGTGCTAAAGGAACAATCCAAATTAACTCTAAGCCTCTTGACCGAGAGCTCCTTATGCAGGGTTTACAGCAAGAGTTGAGCGGAAATTTTATCCGCGCGATAGAGTTGTATGAGGAATCGCATAGTTTTTGTAATTATTCCTCTGAGCAGCGCTTTCGTCTGGGAAATGTTTACCTACAACTTGGCCAACTCGAGGAGGCCATTAAATGTTTTGCGCAAGATATAGAGCATACTACGCAGGTGATGGGCTCATTGGAACCAGATCCGCTTACCTGGACATACTTTACGCTTTGTTGCCTCATTTCCCAAAATGAAGATACGGTGCGTACCATGCTGAGCAGTTTTCCAAATATGAGGCGTATGGAACGTGAGCGAATCAATTGGCTGGCTTGTCTTGTCTTGGGGGATGACTCGAAAAGAGTGCAGTTCGGGGAATACTTATTTCAGCAGCCACCAGGATATCGTAGAAGTATTCAAGTTGAACCTCAACGCGGGATACTTGAGCAGTTCGAATTCTGGGCCGAAATATGTGCAGTTAATAATGTGATGAGCCTTGCCGATAAGATCAGACTGTTCATTAACGAAGCGCGTGCCATAAACTCGTCCGAGAAGGCACTAAGAGACTTTTTTACAACTTACTGAGATGTGTTTGGTTTTCGAGTTCGCAAAGGCTTCGCTGGATTGCCAGCGACAATCGTGTTTTCAGCTACTGGCTTAATGACAACGCTGCCTATTCCAATTAAGGCGTCATCTCCAATCTGAGTTTTGTGAGTAATTGAGGCTTGGGGGGCAATCCAGACGCGCTTTCCAACTTTTACGCTACCACTTACCTCAGCTCCAGCGATAATAAGAGACTTTTCTCCGATGTGGACGTTATGAGCAATAAATACATGATCGTCAATTTTTACATAATCTTCAAGCACCGTGTCATCGAGTGTGCCTCGAGCTATGGCCGTTAATGATCCAACTTCAACGTAATTACCGATGATTACGCTACCAAGATGGGGAATTCTAAGGGGAGTTTCGCTCTCATCAAATTCGAATCCAAATCCTTCTTCGCCAATAATACATCCACTTTTTATGTGGCAATGTGAGCCAATAACGACCGAATCTGCAATTTTTACAAAATCACCTATAGATGTATCTTTCCCAATTTGTACTCCGGCACCAATTACGCAGTATTCTCCAATAGAGACTCCATCAGCTATAACCGCACTAGGATCAATGACTGCGGTTTTTGCAATTTTAGGCGCAGATTTTGAAACAAAAAACTGATGTAGCACCTCAGCAAATCGAAGACGAGGATTCTCACAGAGACAATATGTGAAGCTAACCTCTGTATTTGGCATCTCCGTAATGAGGACAAAAATGTCTTTTAATCCCTCCAATAAACTCAGTCTTGGCTCTGTCGGTTCTTGACAGAACACGATTGAATTCCTGTCTGCTTTATCAAGCGAACGAGCATTGATTATTGGTATATCATTTCCAATAAGCTCCGTTTGGAGGAAACTTGCTATCTCACTCGCTTGAGTTGCTTTATTCAGACTACCCATCTTAACACCTCAAATGCCTCCGCATACGTAGCGGAAACGGTTACTCCTCGACTTCGTGCCCAAGCCCTCACAAAGTCTTCTGACGCATAGGGCTTATGTTGCTGAGATTCGTATTTGCCTAGGGCTTCTACCTTACAGTTTATATGGGTTTCATCGAGGCGAATAATAAGGTGAGAGCGAGTCTCAATCGTATTCCACGGCAATTCATAGCCAAGAATCGTCGTAAGCTTAAACGCACGAAATCCCTCTTGAGCAATAGTTTGATGGTCTTGATGTATATCAAGCCTTGAAGGAACCAGAACTACATCAGGTTCAAGTTCACGTTGAATTTTTACGAGTACTTCGAGAATCTCTTGCCTGACGCTGGGAAAGTAGCGGACATTGAAGTCGTAGTAACGCCTATTTGCCTCTGGTATGCCCAGAATATTAGCAGCTTGCTCAGACTCATGGAGTAGTGTTTCAGCGTGATATCCAACGGGAAGTGACTGAACAGCATTTGAAAATGTTGCTATGTGAACATCAGAACCAGATTCAATGAATTTGCGGAGAGTGCCCCCTGCACCAAATTCTGCATCGTCTGTATGTGGCGCTAAAATGAGGACTTTCTTCTTTGATTCAAACATTCCTTTCCTTAAACAAACGAGCTCAAGTACGGATGAAAGTCTCCTTTGTGACCGATTGGAACGGCGTTACGAATAGATGTTGCAATTTCGATTGACGGCCGGGCATGCTCTATTCCGAAGCCATTGCCAGCCATGATCTCTTTATAGGTTTCGGTATGAAGATCCGTAAACCCCTCGGAGAACTCCAGCTCCTTCCCACTAATAGTAATTGAGCGAAAGGTGGACTTTCCTTCTCTCAACGCTATTTCTGGTAAATCTCTACGATTAATCGATAAAAACCATCTTACACGTGCCTTTTCAAATTCTAAGAACCCAGCAGCTCTTCTTGGTTCTGAAACATGTGTTACTGACTGCTGAAGTTCCCCAAATACAAATCCGAGCATATCAAAGAAATGTATTCCTATATTCGTACTGACACCTCCCGACTTATCGGCTACTCCTTTCCAAGAATAATCATACCATTTACCTCGAGATGTAATATACATCAAATCAACATCATACTTTGAGTCTCGAGATTCAAACTCCACTCTCCGTTTTAGTTCTTTTATTGTTTGATGTAAGCGTAGCTGTAGAACAGTATAAATTTTTTTCCCCGTACTTTCTTCAAGCTCGACGAGTGAATCAAGATTACGCGCATTAATCACAAGCGGTTTCTCACAGATGGCATGCATATCGTTTTTTAGTGCAAATCGAATATGAGCATCATGGAGATAGTTTGGGGAGCAAATGCTCGTGTAATCAAGGTGTAGCCCCTTGCTTTGCATCCGATTCACATGTCTATCGAACCGTTCAAACTCTGTAAAAAATGCGGTCTCTGGGAAATAGCTATCCAGTATCCCAACATTATCATGGCTGTCTAGCGCCACGGCTAGAGAGTTGCCTGTCTCTTTTATGGCTTTTAAATGTCTGGGAGCGATGTATCCAGCAGCCCCAATAAAGGCAAAATGTTTTGTGTCCATATGCTTTCCCTATCAGGCAGAGTGGTGGAGTACTTGTGTTTCCAGAAGCTCCTCCATGATTAATTTAAACTCACGAGCCCTCGTTCGCATACCATGTAATTTAAGACACTTCTCCTGCCCCTTTTTAGCAATAGTTTCAGCCCTCTCCCTATTGTTCAAGTAAAAGTAGATTTTTTCTATCATCTCCTCATGGGAGCGAAACGTCTCAATTTCTTCTCCAGGAGTAAAATAGCGTGTTAGAGTGTCGTGGTGGTCCATGAGGAGTAAAGACCCCGCCCCGGTGACCTCAAACATTCGCATGTTGCCATCAGCTCCGTCTGTTATATCTCCAGTAATGTTGAGAACAATCTGTGCGCTGGCGAGTGCCTTGTGCATCTCAGATGCCCACAGGGCCCCTCGGTCATACATAAGCACTCCAGCTGGAACTGATTCTCTATGGCAATATCCAATGTGATAATGAATTGAAAATTCTCCTTTCCAGCCTAGAGGAGCCTTGGCTACTTCCAAGAGCGCGTTTATTCTCCGACTATGTAAAGTTTCATGAAAGCCTCCTGAAAACAAAACGTCAACATCCTTGGTGATGCCAGAGTGTTGTTCCAACATCCATTCAGGAAAGCCAGGTTGAAATGCTATAGCCCTTGGAGCGCCATGATTGAGTGCCATTTTACGACAGGCATCTGAACTACTGAGAATTGCGTCAAATAGGCGAAAGTCGGTCCCTTCTGGTATGACAGAAGCTCTCCATCCAACAACCACTTGA
This window of the bacterium genome carries:
- a CDS encoding PIG-L family deacetylase — protein: MFESKKKVLILAPHTDDAEFGAGGTLRKFIESGSDVHIATFSNAVQSLPVGYHAETLLHESEQAANILGIPEANRRYYDFNVRYFPSVRQEILEVLVKIQRELEPDVVLVPSRLDIHQDHQTIAQEGFRAFKLTTILGYELPWNTIETRSHLIIRLDETHINCKVEALGKYESQQHKPYASEDFVRAWARSRGVTVSATYAEAFEVLRWVV
- a CDS encoding glycosyltransferase family 1 protein; the encoded protein is MKFLQIHSFYDNYLQDFYSLRPELVHQPWKQQVDTILDDGFSAAHLHARTLKNEGYTTNTIIANAYSSQIRWGLEHGLAMNEQTTEQDIVRAQIEYFRPEILYISHPIGYDSAFIASLSYRPQVVVGWRASVIPEGTDFRLFDAILSSSDACRKMALNHGAPRAIAFQPGFPEWMLEQHSGITKDVDVLFSGGFHETLHSRRINALLEVAKAPLGWKGEFSIHYHIGYCHRESVPAGVLMYDRGALWASEMHKALASAQIVLNITGDITDGADGNMRMFEVTGAGSLLLMDHHDTLTRYFTPGEEIETFRSHEEMIEKIYFYLNNRERAETIAKKGQEKCLKLHGMRTRAREFKLIMEELLETQVLHHSA
- a CDS encoding gfo/Idh/MocA family oxidoreductase, whose amino-acid sequence is MDTKHFAFIGAAGYIAPRHLKAIKETGNSLAVALDSHDNVGILDSYFPETAFFTEFERFDRHVNRMQSKGLHLDYTSICSPNYLHDAHIRFALKNDMHAICEKPLVINARNLDSLVELEESTGKKIYTVLQLRLHQTIKELKRRVEFESRDSKYDVDLMYITSRGKWYDYSWKGVADKSGGVSTNIGIHFFDMLGFVFGELQQSVTHVSEPRRAAGFLEFEKARVRWFLSINRRDLPEIALREGKSTFRSITISGKELEFSEGFTDLHTETYKEIMAGNGFGIEHARPSIEIATSIRNAVPIGHKGDFHPYLSSFV
- the rfbF gene encoding glucose-1-phosphate cytidylyltransferase; the protein is MKVVILAGGYGTRLGEITEQIPKPMVSVGGKPILWHIMKIYAHYGFKDFVISLGYKADVIKHYFYNYKSHSSDFTIELGSGDITFHNTNEEADWKVTLVDTGLNSLKGARLKRIERYLDDINMVTYGDGLSDISIPDLITFHNQKGKIVTISGVHPPARFGELIEENGTLLEFQEKPQTSSGLINGGFMVFDKMLLNYLTPDESCDLEYGAFDTLTAENQISVFKHTGNWECVDHERDLKHMNKLWSEDKAFWKVW